Proteins from a genomic interval of Neodiprion lecontei isolate iyNeoLeco1 chromosome 2, iyNeoLeco1.1, whole genome shotgun sequence:
- the LOC107223332 gene encoding anillin isoform X2, with translation MDPFTQRMLERAKARREKLDTQLSNAGHDPKKRRSPLKDANAILAQAPVLEHNVAAKPVVKDSPVKQSPIKSPRKFSPTKIPITTQEGKVSNKENGETQISGVRSKLQRLGKLYSEDCSRELSSPIHRTEEKFAIEEESTDRKAAKPGARLGRLAALASTINNWEDDLSHPTLIKSVESKASKVQAKFNEQVRNGSGEPQPGTSGLSKQPSTSGLSKQPSTSGLLKHQSPTGLSKMSSTSGLSKKPSTSSISKQINSNGSSSSTQVSRGKGSPTKQLKWDQAVLETLEAQGFTRTTSNSRLVYDYKGCSQGSNSDSGKSSAAFKWSNNDQQLSDVDKRSLPKVISSNSKFDGNDHIEGKKPSDDKNISRSPTKTSHASINKNNRTPENNTQSVSSSTSSDSNLIPNTSLTPKFGYSSPKSPIQSPGSVLSKASMFESKAMEPKKKDPAEMTLSERMALFERNKGEAPLIPKAPLSMSVSKKQLEEKDPQKSHHTPEEKTASSAHSKADVLSKKVIAQRALFEHGGQTQELENNILRNSQNERQRELEMLRSRFNRNKEMAQAAAGSCIRTSESSDGKPNSPKNSPVCPVRPTPALETIPPPPPPPLGHLQDSVTNGVPITVKTSPVKRQVAKSLPKLQQNKTQSDIKRIRVSPPKAGHLYPNLSDNELTETETEGETEYTVGDTEAETATLDEKTETETEAEYYLEEDTEYDSTEESEGIGNTSLGRSILRVVSEQSVLNKKRSIDPDPDSTTSDISVLEEMDEYLDGCLALQDEQNAGLGAEGPTPPKLNRAGKSPSATSHSFKYTQGQSYRSPIKIATPRSSPRKGEQYVVEGDNHLPLMHSVSFYRRQQSQTPKTPVRHVTRIPEPELTTTTSSSQFDERDEYVLVQEKVKHLLEEVCKQQTVISQASQALNLCNATVEFSGSREQVEGERLLLVATHRRQAALHEVQRLKVEGTLRPAIPGSPELQECGSLTISAITLPLKQNYFRNMDAANCYHFVCLVRHLDHVVATPVVDAEPGDSCLRFSSTLKLQDLYSDFKITLELYSLETRAEVLPHEIKYHIHNSKKGSGKTPKKLLKQESRLLMPSVQSPAGPSAVRSPAFSLTGYVIFSLREVQRQQWTLNKVPQSSPLEGRLQMHVSCELSVSVEHRGFLSMFDDVSGFGAWHRRWCLLKGSALSYWKYPDDERKKTPIGSLDLQGVSTIDVGLVSRDICARPNTFLLETIRPAEPGDLATLVMVRMGPQTIIRHLLSADTKEERLEWCSKLNKTLSLMRAWGGTSSS, from the exons ATGGATCCCTTCACTCAG CGAATGTTGGAGCGTGCGAAAGCAAGGAGGGAAAAATTAGACACGCAATTGTCAAATGCTGGTCATGATCCCAAAAAGAGGCGCAGTCCACTGAAGGATGCTAATGCCATTTTGGCACAGGCTCCAG TACTGGAACACAATGTGGCAGCTAAACCAGTGGTTAAAGATTCTCCCGTTAAGCAATCGCCGATTAAATCaccgagaaaattttctcctactAAAATTCCTATCACAACTCAAGAAGGCAAAGTATCCAACAAAGAGAATGGAGAGACTCAAATATCCGGTGTCAGATCCAAACTACAAAGGCTGGGCAAGCTATACTCTG AGGATTGCAGCCGTGAGTTGAGTTCGCCAATTCACAGAACAGaggaaaaatttgcaattgaaGAAGAGTCGACCGATCGAAAAGCTGCTAAGCCAGGTGCAAGATTGGGCAGACTCGCTGCTTTGGCTTCTACGATAAACAATTGGGAGGATGACCTATCTCATCCAACACTG ATAAAGTCAGTCGAAAGTAAAGCCTCAAAGGTTCAAGCTAAGTTCAACGAGCAAGTAAGAAATGGCAGCGGCGAGCCTCAGCCAGGTACTAGCGGATTATCTAAACAACCTAGTACAAGCGGATTATCTAAACAACCGAGTACAAGCGGATTGTTGAAGCATCAAAGTCCAACTGGATTATCCAAGATGTCAAGCACTAGCGGGCTATCCAAAAAGCCAAGTACGAGCAGCATATCAAAGCAAATCAATTCGAACGGATCATCCAGCAGTACGCAAGTTAGTCGAGGAAAGGGTAGCCCTACCAAGCAACTCAAATGGGATCAAGCTGTGCTCGAAACCCTG GAGGCTCAAGGTTTTACTCGTACTACCAGCAATTCTCGCCTTGTGTATGACTATAAGGGTTGTTCCCAGGGATCCAATTCAGATTCGGGGAAATCGTCGGCCGCGTTCAAGTGGTCGAATAACGACCAGCAATTATCGGATGTGGATAAAAGATCACTGCCTAAAGTGATATCTTCTAATTCCAAGTTTGATGGAAATGATCACATAGAAGGGAAAAAACCGAGCGACGATAAGAACATTTCTAGGAGTCCTACAAAAACCTCGCATGCTAgcattaataaaaataatagaacaCCAGAAAATAATACACAGAGTGTAAGCTCCAGCACGAGTAGTGACAGTAACCTTATCCCGAATACTTCGTTAACTCCAAAATTCGGCTATTCTTCACCTAAAAGCCCGATTCAGTCGCCAGGTTCGGTATTGAGCAAGGCTTCCATGTTCGAGTCTAAAGCCATGGAACCCAAGAAGAAGGATCCTGCCGAAATGACCCTGTCTGAGAGAATGGCTCTGTTCGAGCGAAACAAAGGAGAAGCTCCTCTGATCCCAAAGGCGCCGCTATCGATGTCTGTTTCCAAAAAGCAATTGGAAGAGAAAGATCCACAGAAGTCACATCACACACCTGAAG AAAAGACGGCTTCATCTGCGCACAGTAAAGCTGATGTTTTGAGTAAGAAAGTAATAGCTCAACGTGCTTTATTTGAACATGGTGGTCAGACGCAAGAATTAGAGAACAACATTTTGCGGAATTCACAAAATGAGAGACAACGAGAGCTAGAAATGCTGAGGTCACGGTTTAATCGTAACAAAGAAATGGCCCAAGCTGCTGCCGGTTCTTGCATCAGGACTAGCGAAAGCAGTGATGGAAAGCCTAACTCCCCAAAAAACTCACCAGTTTGTCCAGTTAGGCCGACGCCTGCTTTG gAGACAATCCCAccacctcctccacctccgctTGGCCATCTGCAGGACAGTGTTACGAACGGTGTTCCGATCACAGTAAAAACGTCTCCTGTAAAGAGGCAGG TGGCTAAAAGTTTGCCGAAACTGCAGCAAAACAAGACTCAGTCAGACATCAAACGAATTCGAGTGTCTCCGCCAAAGGCAGGACACCTTTATCCTAATCTTTCTGATAACGAGCTGACGGAAACGGAAACTGAGGGAGAAACGGAATACACCGTTGGGGATACAGAAGCAGAAACTGCGACGCTAGATGAAAAGACAGAGACTGAAACGGAGGCAGAATACTATCTTGAG GAAGATACAGAATATGACAGTACTGAAGAAAGTGAAGGTATCGGTAATACTAGCCTTGGGAGAAGCATACTTAGAGTAGTAAGTGAACAGTCCGTCTTGAATAAAAAG CGATCGATAGATCCAGATCCAGATAGTACGACATCTGACATCTCTGTGCTCGAGGAAATGGATGAGTATTTGGACGGGTGTTTAGCTCTTCAAGATGAGCAAAACGCAGGTCTAGGAGCGGAAGGACCGACTCCACCTAAACTAAACCGTGCAGGAAAAAGTCCTTCAGCTACTTCACACAGCTTCAAATATACTCAAGG GCAGTCTTACCGTTCTCCGATCAAAATCGCGACGCCTAGATCATCACCGAGAAAAGGTGAACAATATGTTGTCGAAGGAGATAATCACTTGCCTTTGATGCACAGCGTCAGTTTTTACAGAAGACAACAGTCTCAG aCTCCTAAAACTCCCGTTCGTCACGTGACTCGAATCCCAGAGCCGGAACTTACAACGACCACTTCATCGTCTCAATTCGATGAAAGGGATGAATATGTGCTTGTGCAAGAGAAGGTGAAGCACCTCCTAGAAGAGGTGTGCAAACAACAGACAGTAATAAGCCAGGCGAGCCAGGCTTTGAACTTGTGCAATGCTACCGTCGAATTCAGCGGTTCTAGAGAACAAGTTGAAGGGGAAAGGCTGTTGCTCGTCGCCA CTCACAGACGGCAAGCTGCACTTCACGAGGTTCAGAGGTTGAAAGTAGAAGGAACATTGAGGCCTGCCATTCCAGGCTCACCGGAGCTGCAAGAATGTGGCTCTTTGACCATATCCGCAATAACGCTGCCCTTGAAACAGAATTATTTCCGCAACATGGACGCAG CGAATTGTTACCACTTCGTATGCCTTGTACGTCATCTGGATCATGTTGTAGCAACGCCTGTAGTCGATGCCGAGCCTGGTGATTCTTGTCTTCGTTTTTCGTCGACGTTAAAACTCCAGGATCTTTACAGCGATTTTAAAATCACGCTCGAACTTTATTCCCTTGAAACGAGGGCTGAAGTTCTTCCACACGAGATCAAGTATCATATTCACAATAGTAAAAAG GGTTCCGGAAAAACGCcgaaaaaacttttgaaacagGAAAGCCGATTGCTAATGCCTTCGGTTCAAAGTCCTGCTGGGCCTTCTGCCGTGCGATCGCCGGCTTTCAGTCTCACCGGTTATGTCATATTCAGCCTGAGAGAGGTGCAGCGACAGCAGTGGACCCTCAACAAA GTGCCACAGTCGTCTCCATTAGAAGGACGACTTCAAATGCACGTGTCATGCGAACTTTCGGTTTCTGTTGAGCATCGGGGATTTTTATCGATGTTTGACGATGTCTCCGGATTTGGTGCGTGGCATCGAAGATGGTGCCTCCTCAAAGGTTCAGCGTTATCTTACTGGAAGTATCCCGACGATGAACGCAAGAAAACACCTATTGGAAGTCTGGACTTGCAAG GTGTGTCAACAATCGACGTTGGTTTAGTGTCACGGGACATTTGCGCCCGACCAAATACCTTTTTGTTGGAAACAATTAGGCCCGCTGAACCGGGTGACTTGGCAACTTTGGTCATGGTTAGAATGGGGCCACAGACAATAATAAG GCATTTGTTATCAGCGGATACTAAGGAAGAGAGACTTGAATGGTGCTCAAAATTGAACAAGACATTGAGCCTGATGCGCGCCTGGGGTGGCACATCATCGTCATGA
- the LOC107223332 gene encoding anillin isoform X1 translates to MDPFTQRMLERAKARREKLDTQLSNAGHDPKKRRSPLKDANAILAQAPVLEHNVAAKPVVKDSPVKQSPIKSPRKFSPTKIPITTQEGKVSNKENGETQISGVRSKLQRLGKLYSEDCSRELSSPIHRTEEKFAIEEESTDRKAAKPGARLGRLAALASTINNWEDDLSHPTLIKSVESKASKVQAKFNEQVRNGSGEPQPGTSGLSKQPSTSGLSKQPSTSGLLKHQSPTGLSKMSSTSGLSKKPSTSSISKQINSNGSSSSTQVSRGKGSPTKQLKWDQAVLETLEAQGFTRTTSNSRLVYDYKGCSQGSNSDSGKSSAAFKWSNNDQQLSDVDKRSLPKVISSNSKFDGNDHIEGKKPSDDKNISRSPTKTSHASINKNNRTPENNTQSVSSSTSSDSNLIPNTSLTPKFGYSSPKSPIQSPGSVLSKASMFESKAMEPKKKDPAEMTLSERMALFERNKGEAPLIPKAPLSMSVSKKQLEEKDPQKSHHTPEEKTASSAHSKADVLSKKVIAQRALFEHGGQTQELENNILRNSQNERQRELEMLRSRFNRNKEMAQAAAGSCIRTSESSDGKPNSPKNSPVCPVRPTPALETIPPPPPPPLGHLQDSVTNGVPITVKTSPVKRQVAKSLPKLQQNKTQSDIKRIRVSPPKAGHLYPNLSDNELTETETEGETEYTVGDTEAETATLDEKTETETEAEYYLEQEDTEYDSTEESEGIGNTSLGRSILRVVSEQSVLNKKRSIDPDPDSTTSDISVLEEMDEYLDGCLALQDEQNAGLGAEGPTPPKLNRAGKSPSATSHSFKYTQGQSYRSPIKIATPRSSPRKGEQYVVEGDNHLPLMHSVSFYRRQQSQTPKTPVRHVTRIPEPELTTTTSSSQFDERDEYVLVQEKVKHLLEEVCKQQTVISQASQALNLCNATVEFSGSREQVEGERLLLVATHRRQAALHEVQRLKVEGTLRPAIPGSPELQECGSLTISAITLPLKQNYFRNMDAANCYHFVCLVRHLDHVVATPVVDAEPGDSCLRFSSTLKLQDLYSDFKITLELYSLETRAEVLPHEIKYHIHNSKKGSGKTPKKLLKQESRLLMPSVQSPAGPSAVRSPAFSLTGYVIFSLREVQRQQWTLNKVPQSSPLEGRLQMHVSCELSVSVEHRGFLSMFDDVSGFGAWHRRWCLLKGSALSYWKYPDDERKKTPIGSLDLQGVSTIDVGLVSRDICARPNTFLLETIRPAEPGDLATLVMVRMGPQTIIRHLLSADTKEERLEWCSKLNKTLSLMRAWGGTSSS, encoded by the exons ATGGATCCCTTCACTCAG CGAATGTTGGAGCGTGCGAAAGCAAGGAGGGAAAAATTAGACACGCAATTGTCAAATGCTGGTCATGATCCCAAAAAGAGGCGCAGTCCACTGAAGGATGCTAATGCCATTTTGGCACAGGCTCCAG TACTGGAACACAATGTGGCAGCTAAACCAGTGGTTAAAGATTCTCCCGTTAAGCAATCGCCGATTAAATCaccgagaaaattttctcctactAAAATTCCTATCACAACTCAAGAAGGCAAAGTATCCAACAAAGAGAATGGAGAGACTCAAATATCCGGTGTCAGATCCAAACTACAAAGGCTGGGCAAGCTATACTCTG AGGATTGCAGCCGTGAGTTGAGTTCGCCAATTCACAGAACAGaggaaaaatttgcaattgaaGAAGAGTCGACCGATCGAAAAGCTGCTAAGCCAGGTGCAAGATTGGGCAGACTCGCTGCTTTGGCTTCTACGATAAACAATTGGGAGGATGACCTATCTCATCCAACACTG ATAAAGTCAGTCGAAAGTAAAGCCTCAAAGGTTCAAGCTAAGTTCAACGAGCAAGTAAGAAATGGCAGCGGCGAGCCTCAGCCAGGTACTAGCGGATTATCTAAACAACCTAGTACAAGCGGATTATCTAAACAACCGAGTACAAGCGGATTGTTGAAGCATCAAAGTCCAACTGGATTATCCAAGATGTCAAGCACTAGCGGGCTATCCAAAAAGCCAAGTACGAGCAGCATATCAAAGCAAATCAATTCGAACGGATCATCCAGCAGTACGCAAGTTAGTCGAGGAAAGGGTAGCCCTACCAAGCAACTCAAATGGGATCAAGCTGTGCTCGAAACCCTG GAGGCTCAAGGTTTTACTCGTACTACCAGCAATTCTCGCCTTGTGTATGACTATAAGGGTTGTTCCCAGGGATCCAATTCAGATTCGGGGAAATCGTCGGCCGCGTTCAAGTGGTCGAATAACGACCAGCAATTATCGGATGTGGATAAAAGATCACTGCCTAAAGTGATATCTTCTAATTCCAAGTTTGATGGAAATGATCACATAGAAGGGAAAAAACCGAGCGACGATAAGAACATTTCTAGGAGTCCTACAAAAACCTCGCATGCTAgcattaataaaaataatagaacaCCAGAAAATAATACACAGAGTGTAAGCTCCAGCACGAGTAGTGACAGTAACCTTATCCCGAATACTTCGTTAACTCCAAAATTCGGCTATTCTTCACCTAAAAGCCCGATTCAGTCGCCAGGTTCGGTATTGAGCAAGGCTTCCATGTTCGAGTCTAAAGCCATGGAACCCAAGAAGAAGGATCCTGCCGAAATGACCCTGTCTGAGAGAATGGCTCTGTTCGAGCGAAACAAAGGAGAAGCTCCTCTGATCCCAAAGGCGCCGCTATCGATGTCTGTTTCCAAAAAGCAATTGGAAGAGAAAGATCCACAGAAGTCACATCACACACCTGAAG AAAAGACGGCTTCATCTGCGCACAGTAAAGCTGATGTTTTGAGTAAGAAAGTAATAGCTCAACGTGCTTTATTTGAACATGGTGGTCAGACGCAAGAATTAGAGAACAACATTTTGCGGAATTCACAAAATGAGAGACAACGAGAGCTAGAAATGCTGAGGTCACGGTTTAATCGTAACAAAGAAATGGCCCAAGCTGCTGCCGGTTCTTGCATCAGGACTAGCGAAAGCAGTGATGGAAAGCCTAACTCCCCAAAAAACTCACCAGTTTGTCCAGTTAGGCCGACGCCTGCTTTG gAGACAATCCCAccacctcctccacctccgctTGGCCATCTGCAGGACAGTGTTACGAACGGTGTTCCGATCACAGTAAAAACGTCTCCTGTAAAGAGGCAGG TGGCTAAAAGTTTGCCGAAACTGCAGCAAAACAAGACTCAGTCAGACATCAAACGAATTCGAGTGTCTCCGCCAAAGGCAGGACACCTTTATCCTAATCTTTCTGATAACGAGCTGACGGAAACGGAAACTGAGGGAGAAACGGAATACACCGTTGGGGATACAGAAGCAGAAACTGCGACGCTAGATGAAAAGACAGAGACTGAAACGGAGGCAGAATACTATCTTGAG CAGGAAGATACAGAATATGACAGTACTGAAGAAAGTGAAGGTATCGGTAATACTAGCCTTGGGAGAAGCATACTTAGAGTAGTAAGTGAACAGTCCGTCTTGAATAAAAAG CGATCGATAGATCCAGATCCAGATAGTACGACATCTGACATCTCTGTGCTCGAGGAAATGGATGAGTATTTGGACGGGTGTTTAGCTCTTCAAGATGAGCAAAACGCAGGTCTAGGAGCGGAAGGACCGACTCCACCTAAACTAAACCGTGCAGGAAAAAGTCCTTCAGCTACTTCACACAGCTTCAAATATACTCAAGG GCAGTCTTACCGTTCTCCGATCAAAATCGCGACGCCTAGATCATCACCGAGAAAAGGTGAACAATATGTTGTCGAAGGAGATAATCACTTGCCTTTGATGCACAGCGTCAGTTTTTACAGAAGACAACAGTCTCAG aCTCCTAAAACTCCCGTTCGTCACGTGACTCGAATCCCAGAGCCGGAACTTACAACGACCACTTCATCGTCTCAATTCGATGAAAGGGATGAATATGTGCTTGTGCAAGAGAAGGTGAAGCACCTCCTAGAAGAGGTGTGCAAACAACAGACAGTAATAAGCCAGGCGAGCCAGGCTTTGAACTTGTGCAATGCTACCGTCGAATTCAGCGGTTCTAGAGAACAAGTTGAAGGGGAAAGGCTGTTGCTCGTCGCCA CTCACAGACGGCAAGCTGCACTTCACGAGGTTCAGAGGTTGAAAGTAGAAGGAACATTGAGGCCTGCCATTCCAGGCTCACCGGAGCTGCAAGAATGTGGCTCTTTGACCATATCCGCAATAACGCTGCCCTTGAAACAGAATTATTTCCGCAACATGGACGCAG CGAATTGTTACCACTTCGTATGCCTTGTACGTCATCTGGATCATGTTGTAGCAACGCCTGTAGTCGATGCCGAGCCTGGTGATTCTTGTCTTCGTTTTTCGTCGACGTTAAAACTCCAGGATCTTTACAGCGATTTTAAAATCACGCTCGAACTTTATTCCCTTGAAACGAGGGCTGAAGTTCTTCCACACGAGATCAAGTATCATATTCACAATAGTAAAAAG GGTTCCGGAAAAACGCcgaaaaaacttttgaaacagGAAAGCCGATTGCTAATGCCTTCGGTTCAAAGTCCTGCTGGGCCTTCTGCCGTGCGATCGCCGGCTTTCAGTCTCACCGGTTATGTCATATTCAGCCTGAGAGAGGTGCAGCGACAGCAGTGGACCCTCAACAAA GTGCCACAGTCGTCTCCATTAGAAGGACGACTTCAAATGCACGTGTCATGCGAACTTTCGGTTTCTGTTGAGCATCGGGGATTTTTATCGATGTTTGACGATGTCTCCGGATTTGGTGCGTGGCATCGAAGATGGTGCCTCCTCAAAGGTTCAGCGTTATCTTACTGGAAGTATCCCGACGATGAACGCAAGAAAACACCTATTGGAAGTCTGGACTTGCAAG GTGTGTCAACAATCGACGTTGGTTTAGTGTCACGGGACATTTGCGCCCGACCAAATACCTTTTTGTTGGAAACAATTAGGCCCGCTGAACCGGGTGACTTGGCAACTTTGGTCATGGTTAGAATGGGGCCACAGACAATAATAAG GCATTTGTTATCAGCGGATACTAAGGAAGAGAGACTTGAATGGTGCTCAAAATTGAACAAGACATTGAGCCTGATGCGCGCCTGGGGTGGCACATCATCGTCATGA
- the LOC107223332 gene encoding anillin isoform X5, with the protein MDPFTQRMLERAKARREKLDTQLSNAGHDPKKRRSPLKDANAILAQAPVLEHNVAAKPVVKDSPVKQSPIKSPRKFSPTKIPITTQEGKVSNKENGETQISGVRSKLQRLGKLYSEDCSRELSSPIHRTEEKFAIEEESTDRKAAKPGARLGRLAALASTINNWEDDLSHPTLIKSVESKASKVQAKFNEQVRNGSGEPQPGTSGLSKQPSTSGLSKQPSTSGLLKHQSPTGLSKMSSTSGLSKKPSTSSISKQINSNGSSSSTQVSRGKGSPTKQLKWDQAVLETLSPGSVLSKASMFESKAMEPKKKDPAEMTLSERMALFERNKGEAPLIPKAPLSMSVSKKQLEEKDPQKSHHTPEEKTASSAHSKADVLSKKVIAQRALFEHGGQTQELENNILRNSQNERQRELEMLRSRFNRNKEMAQAAAGSCIRTSESSDGKPNSPKNSPVCPVRPTPALETIPPPPPPPLGHLQDSVTNGVPITVKTSPVKRQVAKSLPKLQQNKTQSDIKRIRVSPPKAGHLYPNLSDNELTETETEGETEYTVGDTEAETATLDEKTETETEAEYYLEQEDTEYDSTEESEGIGNTSLGRSILRVVSEQSVLNKKRSIDPDPDSTTSDISVLEEMDEYLDGCLALQDEQNAGLGAEGPTPPKLNRAGKSPSATSHSFKYTQGQSYRSPIKIATPRSSPRKGEQYVVEGDNHLPLMHSVSFYRRQQSQTPKTPVRHVTRIPEPELTTTTSSSQFDERDEYVLVQEKVKHLLEEVCKQQTVISQASQALNLCNATVEFSGSREQVEGERLLLVATHRRQAALHEVQRLKVEGTLRPAIPGSPELQECGSLTISAITLPLKQNYFRNMDAANCYHFVCLVRHLDHVVATPVVDAEPGDSCLRFSSTLKLQDLYSDFKITLELYSLETRAEVLPHEIKYHIHNSKKGSGKTPKKLLKQESRLLMPSVQSPAGPSAVRSPAFSLTGYVIFSLREVQRQQWTLNKVPQSSPLEGRLQMHVSCELSVSVEHRGFLSMFDDVSGFGAWHRRWCLLKGSALSYWKYPDDERKKTPIGSLDLQGVSTIDVGLVSRDICARPNTFLLETIRPAEPGDLATLVMVRMGPQTIIRHLLSADTKEERLEWCSKLNKTLSLMRAWGGTSSS; encoded by the exons ATGGATCCCTTCACTCAG CGAATGTTGGAGCGTGCGAAAGCAAGGAGGGAAAAATTAGACACGCAATTGTCAAATGCTGGTCATGATCCCAAAAAGAGGCGCAGTCCACTGAAGGATGCTAATGCCATTTTGGCACAGGCTCCAG TACTGGAACACAATGTGGCAGCTAAACCAGTGGTTAAAGATTCTCCCGTTAAGCAATCGCCGATTAAATCaccgagaaaattttctcctactAAAATTCCTATCACAACTCAAGAAGGCAAAGTATCCAACAAAGAGAATGGAGAGACTCAAATATCCGGTGTCAGATCCAAACTACAAAGGCTGGGCAAGCTATACTCTG AGGATTGCAGCCGTGAGTTGAGTTCGCCAATTCACAGAACAGaggaaaaatttgcaattgaaGAAGAGTCGACCGATCGAAAAGCTGCTAAGCCAGGTGCAAGATTGGGCAGACTCGCTGCTTTGGCTTCTACGATAAACAATTGGGAGGATGACCTATCTCATCCAACACTG ATAAAGTCAGTCGAAAGTAAAGCCTCAAAGGTTCAAGCTAAGTTCAACGAGCAAGTAAGAAATGGCAGCGGCGAGCCTCAGCCAGGTACTAGCGGATTATCTAAACAACCTAGTACAAGCGGATTATCTAAACAACCGAGTACAAGCGGATTGTTGAAGCATCAAAGTCCAACTGGATTATCCAAGATGTCAAGCACTAGCGGGCTATCCAAAAAGCCAAGTACGAGCAGCATATCAAAGCAAATCAATTCGAACGGATCATCCAGCAGTACGCAAGTTAGTCGAGGAAAGGGTAGCCCTACCAAGCAACTCAAATGGGATCAAGCTGTGCTCGAAACCCTG TCGCCAGGTTCGGTATTGAGCAAGGCTTCCATGTTCGAGTCTAAAGCCATGGAACCCAAGAAGAAGGATCCTGCCGAAATGACCCTGTCTGAGAGAATGGCTCTGTTCGAGCGAAACAAAGGAGAAGCTCCTCTGATCCCAAAGGCGCCGCTATCGATGTCTGTTTCCAAAAAGCAATTGGAAGAGAAAGATCCACAGAAGTCACATCACACACCTGAAG AAAAGACGGCTTCATCTGCGCACAGTAAAGCTGATGTTTTGAGTAAGAAAGTAATAGCTCAACGTGCTTTATTTGAACATGGTGGTCAGACGCAAGAATTAGAGAACAACATTTTGCGGAATTCACAAAATGAGAGACAACGAGAGCTAGAAATGCTGAGGTCACGGTTTAATCGTAACAAAGAAATGGCCCAAGCTGCTGCCGGTTCTTGCATCAGGACTAGCGAAAGCAGTGATGGAAAGCCTAACTCCCCAAAAAACTCACCAGTTTGTCCAGTTAGGCCGACGCCTGCTTTG gAGACAATCCCAccacctcctccacctccgctTGGCCATCTGCAGGACAGTGTTACGAACGGTGTTCCGATCACAGTAAAAACGTCTCCTGTAAAGAGGCAGG TGGCTAAAAGTTTGCCGAAACTGCAGCAAAACAAGACTCAGTCAGACATCAAACGAATTCGAGTGTCTCCGCCAAAGGCAGGACACCTTTATCCTAATCTTTCTGATAACGAGCTGACGGAAACGGAAACTGAGGGAGAAACGGAATACACCGTTGGGGATACAGAAGCAGAAACTGCGACGCTAGATGAAAAGACAGAGACTGAAACGGAGGCAGAATACTATCTTGAG CAGGAAGATACAGAATATGACAGTACTGAAGAAAGTGAAGGTATCGGTAATACTAGCCTTGGGAGAAGCATACTTAGAGTAGTAAGTGAACAGTCCGTCTTGAATAAAAAG CGATCGATAGATCCAGATCCAGATAGTACGACATCTGACATCTCTGTGCTCGAGGAAATGGATGAGTATTTGGACGGGTGTTTAGCTCTTCAAGATGAGCAAAACGCAGGTCTAGGAGCGGAAGGACCGACTCCACCTAAACTAAACCGTGCAGGAAAAAGTCCTTCAGCTACTTCACACAGCTTCAAATATACTCAAGG GCAGTCTTACCGTTCTCCGATCAAAATCGCGACGCCTAGATCATCACCGAGAAAAGGTGAACAATATGTTGTCGAAGGAGATAATCACTTGCCTTTGATGCACAGCGTCAGTTTTTACAGAAGACAACAGTCTCAG aCTCCTAAAACTCCCGTTCGTCACGTGACTCGAATCCCAGAGCCGGAACTTACAACGACCACTTCATCGTCTCAATTCGATGAAAGGGATGAATATGTGCTTGTGCAAGAGAAGGTGAAGCACCTCCTAGAAGAGGTGTGCAAACAACAGACAGTAATAAGCCAGGCGAGCCAGGCTTTGAACTTGTGCAATGCTACCGTCGAATTCAGCGGTTCTAGAGAACAAGTTGAAGGGGAAAGGCTGTTGCTCGTCGCCA CTCACAGACGGCAAGCTGCACTTCACGAGGTTCAGAGGTTGAAAGTAGAAGGAACATTGAGGCCTGCCATTCCAGGCTCACCGGAGCTGCAAGAATGTGGCTCTTTGACCATATCCGCAATAACGCTGCCCTTGAAACAGAATTATTTCCGCAACATGGACGCAG CGAATTGTTACCACTTCGTATGCCTTGTACGTCATCTGGATCATGTTGTAGCAACGCCTGTAGTCGATGCCGAGCCTGGTGATTCTTGTCTTCGTTTTTCGTCGACGTTAAAACTCCAGGATCTTTACAGCGATTTTAAAATCACGCTCGAACTTTATTCCCTTGAAACGAGGGCTGAAGTTCTTCCACACGAGATCAAGTATCATATTCACAATAGTAAAAAG GGTTCCGGAAAAACGCcgaaaaaacttttgaaacagGAAAGCCGATTGCTAATGCCTTCGGTTCAAAGTCCTGCTGGGCCTTCTGCCGTGCGATCGCCGGCTTTCAGTCTCACCGGTTATGTCATATTCAGCCTGAGAGAGGTGCAGCGACAGCAGTGGACCCTCAACAAA GTGCCACAGTCGTCTCCATTAGAAGGACGACTTCAAATGCACGTGTCATGCGAACTTTCGGTTTCTGTTGAGCATCGGGGATTTTTATCGATGTTTGACGATGTCTCCGGATTTGGTGCGTGGCATCGAAGATGGTGCCTCCTCAAAGGTTCAGCGTTATCTTACTGGAAGTATCCCGACGATGAACGCAAGAAAACACCTATTGGAAGTCTGGACTTGCAAG GTGTGTCAACAATCGACGTTGGTTTAGTGTCACGGGACATTTGCGCCCGACCAAATACCTTTTTGTTGGAAACAATTAGGCCCGCTGAACCGGGTGACTTGGCAACTTTGGTCATGGTTAGAATGGGGCCACAGACAATAATAAG GCATTTGTTATCAGCGGATACTAAGGAAGAGAGACTTGAATGGTGCTCAAAATTGAACAAGACATTGAGCCTGATGCGCGCCTGGGGTGGCACATCATCGTCATGA